A DNA window from Gigantopelta aegis isolate Gae_Host chromosome 4, Gae_host_genome, whole genome shotgun sequence contains the following coding sequences:
- the LOC121371372 gene encoding dnaJ-like protein 60, which produces MPYSRLFSEHIDPEQEKHHLQIQQNRCCSRTHYEVLGINKSATSKEIRQSFIKLSKKLHPDINKDPKTHERFIKINEAYSTLIKPSNRKDYDQTLAYRVKAKQYEASTVYGPHTSGSSSRPGFQHEAGADEGQFYYDETLWHWRDQAEDKNYEQQAEQRGYYGFKGINRIANHRIVLGCLGLIIFGGMMHYFTFYQSRSRQVEKMNERDQKLAAYHTSARKDAKRFGNEYQLERLKAIAAANKYTTQNDTD; this is translated from the exons ATGCCATATTCTCGTCTGTTCTCTGAGCATATTGACCCAGAACAAGAGAAACATCATTTGCAGATCCAGCAAAATAG ATGTTGTTCTCGTACTCATTATGAAGTTCTTGGAATAAATAAGAGTGCTACATCAAAGGAAATCAGACAGTCCTTCATTAAACTTTCAAAGAAG ttacaCCCAGATATCAACAAGGACCCTAAAACTCATGAGAGatttatcaaaataaatgaaGCGTACTCTACTCTAATAAAGCCATCCAACCGAAAGGATTATGACCAGACTCTTGCGTACCGAGTGAAGGCTAAGCAGTATGAGGCGTCAACAGTATATGGACCACACACCTCTGGCTCTTCAAGCCGTCCAGGATTTCAACATGAAGCtgg AGCTGATGAAGGCCAGTTCTACTATGATGAAACATTGTGGCACTGGAGAGACCAAGCAGAAGACAAAAATTATGAACAGCAAGCTGAGCAACGTGGTTACTATGGCTTCAAGGGCATAAACAGGATTGCCAATCACAGGATTGTTCTCGGATGTTTGGGACTAATTATTTTTGGTGGAATGATGCACTACTTCACATTTTa CCAAAGTAGAAGTCGACAAGTagaaaaaatgaatgaaagagaCCAGAAGCTTGCAGCCTACCATACTTCGGCCAGGAAAGATGCTAA GCGTTTTGGCAATGAGTATCAGTTGGAACGCTTGAAGGCAATTGCAGCAGCgaataaatacacaacacaaaatgacacaGATTGA